One window of the Thermodesulfovibrionia bacterium genome contains the following:
- a CDS encoding transketolase family protein, translating to MSDTIKKPKATRDAYGEALLELGRKRTDIVALDADLSGSTKTNKFAKEFPERFFNMGIAEQDMIGTAAGLSLTGKVPFASTFAVFATGRAWDQIRLTLCYSRTNVKIVATHGGITVGEDGASHQALEDIAIMRALPNMNVVVPADAAETTSAINAVAAMKGPVYVRLGRSNVPYVMPDDYSFTLGKAYVFHMGKDANIIACGIMVDLALKAADILRKDGIDAGVINMSTIKPLDAAVLLEAAKSSKIIVTAEEHSVIGGLGGAVAEFISENHPVTVKRIGIQDTFGCSGLPSELLTYHGLTVEKIVETVKTYLG from the coding sequence ATGTCTGATACCATAAAAAAACCTAAGGCAACGAGAGATGCATACGGCGAAGCGCTTCTGGAGCTTGGAAGAAAAAGGACTGACATAGTCGCACTTGACGCAGACCTCTCGGGTTCTACAAAAACAAACAAGTTTGCTAAAGAATTCCCTGAAAGGTTCTTTAACATGGGTATAGCCGAGCAGGATATGATAGGGACTGCCGCAGGCCTCTCCCTTACCGGTAAGGTTCCCTTTGCTTCAACATTTGCAGTCTTTGCAACAGGACGGGCTTGGGACCAGATAAGGCTTACACTATGTTATTCACGCACAAACGTAAAGATCGTCGCAACTCATGGAGGCATTACCGTAGGAGAGGACGGCGCATCACATCAGGCGCTTGAGGATATTGCCATTATGAGGGCGCTTCCCAATATGAACGTTGTAGTTCCTGCGGATGCCGCAGAGACCACCTCAGCGATTAACGCCGTAGCAGCCATGAAAGGGCCTGTCTATGTAAGGCTCGGCAGGTCCAATGTGCCGTATGTGATGCCTGATGATTACAGCTTCACTCTCGGCAAGGCATATGTCTTTCATATGGGAAAAGATGCAAATATTATAGCCTGCGGCATCATGGTCGACCTTGCGCTCAAGGCGGCTGACATTCTAAGGAAAGACGGAATAGATGCAGGTGTCATCAATATGTCAACGATCAAACCTCTTGATGCGGCTGTACTTCTTGAGGCCGCAAAGAGCTCTAAAATAATTGTTACAGCGGAAGAGCATTCTGTTATCGGAGGGCTGGGCGGCGCTGTTGCTGAGTTCATTTCGGAAAATCATCCTGTAACAGTTAAACGCATAGGTATCCAGGATACATTCGGATGTTCAGGACTTCCTTCAGAACTCCTT
- a CDS encoding transketolase — protein sequence MNLTGQITDVNKLDNIAREVRIDILKMLTSAGSGHTGGSLSATDIAVAIYFSKMRFNPHDPLWNERDRFIMSKGHAAPLLYAVLAKAGYFSKDILDDLRKIESPLQGHPCCKSLAGVEVSTGSLGQGLSVSNGMALGLKLDKNPARIYCIMGDGEVQEGQVWEAAMTSAHYHLDNLCAVIDRNGLQIDGPVEKVMGIEPLTDKWAAFGWHVINIDGHDIKAILGALNEAEKTRGKPTMIIANTVKGKGVSFFEGKVEYHGTTPSVEQLDKAIKEINNV from the coding sequence ATGAACTTAACCGGACAGATAACCGATGTAAACAAGCTTGACAATATCGCCAGAGAGGTGCGTATCGATATACTGAAGATGCTCACATCTGCCGGCTCAGGCCATACCGGCGGGTCACTCTCTGCTACTGATATTGCGGTTGCAATATATTTCTCAAAAATGAGATTCAACCCTCATGATCCTTTATGGAATGAGAGAGACAGGTTCATAATGTCCAAGGGCCACGCAGCACCATTGCTGTACGCCGTCCTTGCAAAGGCAGGGTACTTTTCAAAAGATATCCTCGATGACCTGAGGAAGATCGAGTCTCCGCTTCAGGGACACCCATGCTGCAAGAGCCTCGCAGGAGTTGAGGTATCCACCGGTTCTCTCGGCCAGGGGCTTTCTGTCTCCAATGGCATGGCGCTGGGACTGAAGCTGGATAAAAATCCGGCAAGGATCTACTGCATTATGGGTGACGGCGAGGTACAGGAAGGCCAGGTATGGGAAGCTGCCATGACATCCGCACATTATCACCTCGACAATCTGTGTGCGGTCATTGACAGGAACGGCCTCCAGATCGACGGTCCTGTTGAGAAGGTAATGGGGATTGAACCGCTTACTGACAAGTGGGCTGCTTTCGGCTGGCATGTCATTAATATCGATGGGCATGACATAAAAGCGATACTCGGCGCTCTTAATGAAGCAGAGAAGACCAGGGGAAAACCCACAATGATCATCGCCAATACGGTTAAGGGCAAAGGCGTGTCATTCTTTGAAGGCAAGGTCGAGTACCACGGCACTACCCCGTCTGTTGAGCAATTAGATAAAGCAATTAAGGAGATAAACAATGTCTGA
- a CDS encoding PKD domain-containing protein → MPDYARLQSISNKLQAPSGVALDAYDNLYVTDSKSNKLVIYSSDGTYIDTIHGFNEPISVAVGNGIIYVGDSGSGTVKVYDKNRNYINSIGNFLKPSSIAVDAAGKIYVVDSERDMVYVYNSDGTSSFSFGGSGNTNGLFHYPTAMAINASAGEIIVTDLQVISSAAGTFEGARIQVFDMSGNHKRSFGDYGIGASKLFRPSGVAVDEEGRVYVTDVFQNVVQVYNNDGTHLGALYDSANPMRTPVDITISNSNKIYVASFYTYGVEVYRITDDKPAYATVVPQSHDFGSAYVGSSSTTQKFTVYNIGNGDLQLGSVVLAGADAGDFIIQIDSCNGNNLVPAGTCDVIVAMSPVSVASKSAEINIFSNDPSSPLVVTLSGNGVAAPNQSPVADAGGPYNVNEGTTALLDASGSSDADGSIGTYSWDLDNDGVYETIGNPMGFDAASIDGPLGPFTIGLKVTDNLGATGTDSTTIMINNVPPAADAGGPYSGLTGTAVVLTGSSADSGSADVLGYAWDLNGDGSYETSGKDVQITYNTVGNYTVGLRVTDDDGGVGIDTAHITVTAAVVVVPGIDISLNAGWNLVGWVSDIGYYKAGSQPLVTEYASGATMNSVANIDAAMTDIGLSSADYLLIIGPEGKVHIPGSPFNTLKKLLPDRAYWIYANQDILITLPGNKISKAATSTLAAGWVQVGYRGDEGLNPADALRCIEGNYNIVVSGKGKLFIKGFPYNNLTSLHQGQGYFIYMTTTGTLTYDCP, encoded by the coding sequence ATGCCTGATTATGCCAGGCTGCAGTCGATAAGCAACAAGCTTCAGGCACCTTCAGGTGTAGCTCTTGATGCTTATGATAATTTATATGTGACTGATTCTAAAAGCAATAAGCTTGTAATCTACAGCAGTGACGGAACATATATTGACACTATTCATGGTTTTAATGAACCCATTAGTGTCGCAGTTGGGAATGGCATTATTTATGTAGGAGATAGCGGCAGCGGAACAGTGAAGGTTTATGATAAAAACCGTAACTATATAAATAGTATCGGCAATTTCTTAAAGCCTTCATCTATAGCAGTTGATGCTGCGGGAAAGATTTATGTTGTGGATTCTGAAAGAGATATGGTTTATGTATACAATTCTGATGGCACTTCCAGTTTTTCATTCGGCGGCTCCGGCAATACTAACGGACTCTTCCACTATCCTACTGCAATGGCTATTAATGCATCAGCCGGTGAGATTATAGTAACTGACCTTCAGGTAATATCATCAGCAGCAGGTACCTTTGAAGGTGCAAGGATTCAGGTTTTTGACATGAGTGGGAACCACAAGCGCAGTTTTGGCGATTACGGTATTGGAGCAAGTAAGCTGTTCAGGCCTTCCGGTGTGGCTGTTGATGAAGAAGGAAGGGTATATGTGACAGATGTATTCCAGAATGTAGTTCAGGTATATAATAATGATGGTACTCATCTTGGCGCGCTTTATGACTCTGCTAATCCTATGAGGACGCCTGTTGATATAACGATCAGCAATAGCAATAAAATTTATGTTGCATCATTTTATACTTACGGTGTAGAGGTTTATAGAATCACAGATGACAAGCCTGCTTACGCAACTGTTGTTCCTCAGTCTCATGATTTTGGTAGTGCATATGTTGGCAGTTCTTCAACTACCCAGAAATTCACGGTATATAATATAGGTAATGGAGATTTGCAATTAGGGTCTGTTGTGCTTGCCGGTGCAGATGCGGGCGATTTTATTATTCAGATTGATTCATGTAATGGAAATAATCTTGTTCCTGCAGGTACATGCGATGTAATAGTTGCCATGTCGCCTGTTTCAGTTGCATCGAAGAGTGCTGAAATTAATATATTCTCCAATGACCCTTCAAGCCCACTTGTGGTTACTCTGAGCGGCAACGGTGTTGCGGCGCCAAATCAGTCTCCTGTAGCTGATGCAGGCGGGCCTTATAATGTTAATGAGGGAACAACTGCACTGCTTGATGCCTCAGGTTCATCTGATGCTGATGGTTCAATAGGCACATATTCATGGGACCTTGACAACGACGGAGTTTATGAAACGATTGGCAACCCTATGGGATTTGATGCAGCTTCGATTGATGGTCCCCTTGGGCCGTTTACAATAGGTCTTAAGGTTACTGATAATCTCGGTGCTACAGGCACAGACAGTACCACTATAATGATAAACAATGTTCCTCCTGCGGCAGATGCCGGAGGGCCTTATTCCGGCTTAACAGGTACTGCTGTTGTTCTTACAGGTTCATCTGCAGATTCCGGCAGTGCTGATGTTCTTGGTTATGCATGGGATCTTAATGGCGATGGTTCATATGAAACATCCGGCAAGGATGTGCAGATAACATATAACACTGTCGGTAATTATACAGTTGGGCTTAGGGTTACAGATGATGACGGCGGTGTTGGTATAGATACAGCACATATTACTGTTACCGCTGCAGTAGTTGTAGTACCCGGGATTGATATTTCCCTTAATGCCGGATGGAATCTTGTGGGATGGGTAAGCGATATCGGTTATTATAAGGCTGGCTCGCAGCCTCTGGTCACAGAATATGCTTCAGGTGCAACAATGAATTCCGTGGCAAATATTGATGCTGCAATGACTGACATAGGGTTGTCTTCAGCAGATTATCTGCTAATTATCGGGCCTGAAGGAAAGGTTCATATACCGGGATCTCCATTTAATACGCTTAAAAAGCTGCTTCCTGACAGGGCTTACTGGATATATGCAAATCAGGATATATTAATAACTCTTCCTGGTAATAAGATTTCAAAGGCTGCTACGAGCACACTTGCAGCAGGCTGGGTGCAGGTTGGTTACAGGGGTGATGAGGGATTGAATCCTGCAGATGCGTTAAGATGTATTGAAGGTAATTACAATATTGTTGTAAGCGGGAAGGGCAAGCTGTTTATTAAGGGATTCCCATATAACAATTTAACTTCACTGCACCAGGGGCAGGGTTACTTCATCTATATGACGACAACAGGGACGTTGACGTATGATTGTCCTTAA
- a CDS encoding CxxxxCH/CxxCH domain-containing protein produces MIKNIKKRAILLLVICLALISSFAYSLDAPHSPANLQDCATCHDFSSSNPYLMTDWTGGYTMQDDDDTPLNHLCRSCHYGGGSAPAHDTHSYLGVGYSSSTASPYGGWQVRCSTCHNPHYQDQAKAYIKTGDTYWKVKLIVGTVISSATSSTIQASVNPAWATNAYVGMHVIPDVNTKYPVSYKITANTSDTLTVKGPLNPATGLPGKTFAIFRGKLIRNQIKLNDIVNQEVSQTGRMTVRFFNASGTKSFADGDTTYDGICEVCHNQTSHFRNSGSAPDQNHTLLGSGIPGQNCTGACHVSSDGFQPSGCSSCHGYPVDTGSLISLDKTGASATSDSQGPGAHIAHNTKFECTNCHTGGMIGGASQGDDLINIGFYLNSNLGGNYDGTASRTVFNYVGSASTTVTTLGTLQCSNLYCHSTGQSSNGASPIPSSYAAPAWNGTAVCGTCHAKAEGEGLTSGSHGAHLGTAGVNGCADCHTGAANDASTYNSANHVNRLIDVANTYGAAGAPGNGYGTCSAASCHSNVYTSGTIATPVWGSTDNGCSACHTTVIDATGPATGGHALHAETTCTLCHNAGTTSATMPSTEHADGDIDTNNVGYSDNKAKGSIYTTCSTASCHANVYASGTIPTPIWGSTGNGCSACHTPAIDPTGPATGSHSAHMSATVKVNGSSIVCVNCHNAGTTSATKPSTEHADGDIDTSASLGYTDNKAKGSAPTTCSTAYCHTNGQDASGTTITQKVTATWGTPATCTTCHDFNGSMQPTTANHTTHITRTGGTCVQCHDVYGDNTTEPDLNSPLHINNVINVAQGGVVTFGYDGNGSGNHAPGYGYGSCSTVSCHGGGATRTWGQMGDACEDCHSNLGGPSGSDRGHGFHVQTAYIGAITASSYGDYTGNDWYAYSNTGGTPDMGCGFCHPQSDATHNNGVVNLNFDPSDTGASATLKFKNDASSTYAQTERTSVTCSSVYCHSDGYANPGYGYQTSPEWFLGNFVGDKCDDCHGNSPASNSHDSHVVGIHYEGVYTGSTGLASAGSGNTNAHGSSSYSTTISCSTCHNSTVTQTANAGNNTCTICHTDTNSPATGNEFAVIYASATTHINGTPDIAFNAINVKSKAQLRDNTQIITDLDETWVRSGAYKVPGSYDLANNALNTAIMFDRVSSTCSTVACHNGNSVKWGDTGISCNNCHTDIPNLN; encoded by the coding sequence ATGATAAAAAACATCAAAAAAAGGGCAATACTATTACTTGTAATTTGTTTGGCATTAATATCATCTTTTGCATATTCTCTTGACGCTCCGCACTCACCTGCAAACCTGCAGGATTGTGCGACTTGTCATGATTTCTCCAGTTCTAATCCTTATCTTATGACTGACTGGACTGGTGGATATACGATGCAAGATGATGATGACACCCCATTAAATCACCTATGCAGAAGCTGTCATTACGGAGGCGGATCCGCCCCTGCGCATGATACGCATTCCTATCTCGGAGTTGGATATTCATCATCTACCGCAAGCCCCTATGGAGGCTGGCAGGTTAGATGCTCCACCTGTCATAACCCTCATTACCAAGATCAGGCCAAGGCATACATTAAGACAGGCGATACATACTGGAAGGTCAAATTGATTGTAGGGACAGTTATTTCATCTGCCACTTCTTCAACCATTCAGGCATCGGTTAATCCTGCTTGGGCTACTAATGCATATGTTGGTATGCATGTTATACCTGATGTCAATACAAAGTACCCTGTTTCATATAAAATTACAGCCAATACATCAGATACTTTAACAGTAAAAGGGCCGCTTAACCCTGCTACAGGATTACCCGGTAAAACATTTGCAATATTTCGTGGAAAGCTTATCAGGAACCAGATAAAGCTTAATGATATTGTCAATCAAGAGGTTTCACAAACAGGCAGAATGACTGTCAGGTTCTTTAATGCTTCCGGCACGAAATCATTTGCAGACGGAGATACAACATATGATGGTATATGTGAGGTTTGTCATAATCAGACTTCACACTTCAGAAATTCCGGTTCTGCTCCGGATCAAAATCATACTCTTTTAGGCTCAGGCATCCCCGGTCAAAATTGTACCGGTGCTTGTCATGTGTCAAGTGACGGGTTCCAGCCGTCAGGATGCAGTTCCTGTCATGGCTATCCAGTAGATACAGGCTCATTGATCTCATTGGATAAAACAGGAGCATCTGCTACAAGCGATTCTCAGGGCCCTGGCGCGCATATTGCGCATAACACCAAATTTGAATGTACCAACTGTCACACCGGAGGCATGATTGGCGGTGCTTCTCAGGGTGATGACCTCATTAACATAGGTTTTTATCTTAATAGTAATCTGGGCGGTAATTATGACGGTACTGCATCAAGAACAGTATTTAATTATGTCGGTTCAGCGTCTACAACGGTTACAACATTAGGGACTTTGCAGTGTTCAAATTTATATTGTCATAGTACGGGGCAGTCTTCAAACGGGGCTTCTCCTATTCCTTCATCTTATGCTGCACCGGCATGGAATGGAACCGCAGTCTGCGGCACCTGTCATGCGAAAGCTGAAGGAGAAGGTCTTACCAGCGGATCTCACGGAGCGCATCTTGGAACAGCAGGAGTCAACGGCTGTGCTGACTGTCATACCGGAGCGGCAAACGACGCATCTACATATAATTCAGCTAATCACGTAAATAGATTAATAGATGTTGCAAACACATATGGTGCCGCAGGCGCTCCGGGTAACGGATACGGCACATGTTCAGCAGCAAGCTGTCATTCCAATGTATATACCTCAGGCACAATAGCGACACCGGTATGGGGCAGCACAGACAACGGATGTTCGGCATGTCATACCACAGTGATAGATGCAACAGGCCCGGCAACAGGCGGCCATGCGTTACACGCCGAGACAACCTGTACGCTCTGCCATAATGCAGGCACAACTTCAGCAACCATGCCGTCAACTGAACATGCGGATGGAGACATAGACACAAACAATGTCGGTTATTCAGACAATAAGGCCAAAGGCAGCATATACACAACATGTTCAACAGCAAGCTGCCATGCAAATGTCTACGCATCAGGAACAATACCAACACCGATATGGGGCAGCACAGGCAACGGATGTTCAGCATGTCATACACCAGCGATAGACCCAACAGGCCCGGCAACAGGCAGCCACAGCGCACACATGTCTGCAACTGTAAAGGTTAACGGCAGCAGCATCGTCTGCGTCAACTGCCATAACGCAGGCACGACCTCAGCAACCAAGCCGTCAACAGAGCATGCTGACGGAGACATAGACACATCAGCCAGCTTAGGCTACACAGACAACAAGGCTAAGGGCAGCGCACCCACAACCTGTTCAACGGCATACTGTCATACAAACGGCCAGGATGCTTCTGGCACAACAATTACGCAGAAGGTAACGGCAACATGGGGAACACCAGCCACATGTACAACATGCCATGACTTCAACGGTTCAATGCAGCCCACAACGGCAAATCATACAACACATATAACACGCACAGGAGGCACATGTGTGCAGTGTCATGATGTTTATGGAGATAACACAACAGAGCCTGATCTTAATTCACCTCTTCATATTAATAATGTAATCAACGTTGCGCAGGGCGGAGTTGTAACCTTCGGTTATGATGGCAACGGTTCCGGCAATCATGCACCCGGATATGGTTATGGATCATGTTCAACGGTCTCCTGCCACGGTGGCGGCGCAACAAGAACATGGGGACAGATGGGTGACGCATGTGAAGACTGTCACTCTAACCTTGGCGGGCCTTCAGGCAGCGACAGGGGTCATGGTTTCCATGTTCAGACAGCATATATTGGAGCAATTACTGCAAGTTCATACGGTGACTATACCGGCAATGACTGGTACGCATATAGCAATACAGGCGGAACTCCTGATATGGGTTGCGGATTCTGTCATCCGCAGTCAGACGCTACACATAATAACGGAGTTGTTAACCTGAACTTTGATCCATCAGACACAGGGGCTTCTGCCACATTGAAGTTTAAGAATGATGCTTCCTCAACCTATGCTCAAACAGAGCGTACAAGCGTAACCTGCTCGAGCGTGTACTGTCATAGTGACGGTTACGCAAATCCTGGTTATGGATATCAGACATCTCCTGAATGGTTTCTAGGTAACTTTGTCGGTGATAAGTGTGATGACTGTCACGGCAACTCACCGGCCAGTAATTCACACGACAGCCATGTTGTTGGCATACATTATGAAGGTGTTTACACAGGTTCAACAGGTCTCGCATCTGCCGGATCAGGTAATACAAACGCTCACGGAAGTTCATCATACTCAACAACAATAAGCTGCAGCACATGTCACAACAGCACCGTGACACAGACTGCAAATGCCGGAAACAATACTTGTACAATATGCCACACTGATACTAATTCACCGGCAACCGGCAACGAGTTCGCTGTTATATACGCTTCCGCCACAACCCATATTAACGGGACGCCGGATATAGCGTTCAATGCGATCAATGTTAAGTCAAAGGCTCAGCTTAGAGATAACACGCAAATTATTACTGATCTTGATGAGACATGGGTCAGGTCTGGCGCTTATAAGGTGCCTGGGTCATATGACCTTGCGAATAACGCTCTTAATACTGCCATAATGTTTGACAGGGTAAGCAGCACATGTTCAACAGTCGCCTGTCATAATGGCAACTCGGTTAAATGGGGCGATACAGGCATAAGCTGTAATAACTGTCACACAGATATCCCAAACTTAAATTAG